One stretch of Salarias fasciatus chromosome 19, fSalaFa1.1, whole genome shotgun sequence DNA includes these proteins:
- the slc7a14a gene encoding putative cationic amino acid transporter produces the protein MSGLAGKLDPRRIQWGSAWNTFTSRVLRTKPVESMLDSAMMGTSSHGTRLARVLSTVDLVSLGVGSCVGTGMYVVSGLVAKEMAGPGVIVSFIIAAVASILSGVCYAEFGVRVPKTTGSAYTYSYVTVGECVAFFIGWNLILEYLIGTAAGASALSSMADSLANHSISNFMISHIGTLNGLGKGEQSYPDLLALLIALLVTVIVALGVKNSVGFNNVLNVINLIVWVFMMIAGLFFVNGENWDEGRFLPFGWSGVMQGAATCFYAFIGFDIIATTGEEAKSPNTSIPYAITASLITCLTAYVSVSVILTLMVPYNEIDADAPLMEMFAVHGCMFAKYIVAVGSIAGLTVSLLGSLFPMPRVIYAMAGDGLLFKFLANVSSYTETPAVACVVSGFLAALLSLLVSLRDLIEMMSIGTLLAYTLVSLCVLLLRYQPEGDIHGFVNFLSEEQNNKKKEGVLAECEKDACSPTSEADEYGGAPTNTCGAKNLPSLGDNEMLIGKPDKTAYTASHPNYGTVDMTTGIEAEESEGGMSRRLKKLIGPRYYTLRIRLGLPGKMDRPTQATGKTVTVCVLLLFIFNFIFCSFIIFGASSIGEGRWWALLLLILLILFIALLIVIILQQPENPKRLPYMAPCVPFVPASAMLVNIYLMLKLSAITWIRFSIWCFVGVLIYFGYGMWNSTLEITARENEVHASTYQRYDQGVDEGFCGFEDDFYPPATDAWGAPEAGSGLTPPPEAKPESDGTPSKGGGRTVANRALAEEDPMDF, from the exons ATGAGTGGCCTCGCAGGGAAGCTGGACCCTCGCAGGATACAATGGGGCTCGGCGTGGAATACCTTTACGTCCCGCGTCCTGAGGACCAAACCTGTGGAGTCCATGTTGGACTCGGCCATGATGGGCACCAGCTCCCACGGCACCCGACTGGCCCGGGTGCTGTCCACGGTGGACCTGGTGTCGCTGGGCGTGGGCAGCTGCGTCGGCACGGGGATGTATGTGGTCTCGGGGCTGGTGGCGAAGGAGATGGCCGGTCCAGGGGTCATTGTGTCCTTCATTATCGCTGCCGTAGCCTCCATCCTATCAG GCGTGTGTTACGCAGAGTTCGGCGTGCGTGTGCCTAAGACCACGGGCTCGGCCTACACGTACAGCTACGTGACGGTGGGCGAGTGCGTGGCTTTCTTCATCGGCTGGAACCTCATCCTGGAGTATCTGATCGGCACGGCGGCGGGGGCGTCGGCCCTCAGCAGCATGGCCGACTCGCTGGCCAATCACAGCATCAGCAACTTCATGATTTCACACATCGGGACGCTCAACGGCCTGG GCAAAGGAGAGCAGTCGTACCCTGACCTCTTGGCGCTGCTGATCGCCCTGCTGGTGACGGTGATCGTGGCTCTGGGGGTGAAGAACTCGGTGGGCTTCAACAACGTGCTGAACGTCATCAACCTCATCGTGTGGGTGTTCATGATGATCGCCGGGCTCTTCTTCGTCAACGGAGAGAACTGGGACGAGGGGAGGTTTCTGCCCTTCGGCTGGTCGGgg GTGATGCAGGGTGCAGCCACTTGTTTCTACGCCTTCATTGGATTTGATATCATTGCCACGACGGGAGAAGAGGCCAAGAGTCCCAACACCTCCATCCCGTACGCCATCACTGCCTCACTCATCACCTGCCTCACTGCCTACGTCTCT GTTTCTGTGATTCTGACTCTGATGGTGCCATACAATGAGATTGACGCCGACGCCCCACTGATGGAGATGTTCGCCGTGCACGGCTGTATGTTCGCAAAGTACATTGTGGCGGTCGGATCCATCGCCGGACTCACTGTATCCCTCCTGGGTTCCCTGTTCCCCATGCCCAGGGTCATCTACGCCATGGCAGGGGACGGCCTTCTCTTTAA gtttctGGCCAACGTGTCTTCCTACACTGAGACCCCCGCTGTAGCCTGTGTGGTGTCGGGCTTCCTGGCCGCCCTGCTGTCCCTCCTGGTCAGTCTGAGAGACCTCATTGAGATGATGTCCATAGGAACCCTGCTGGCTTATACTCTG GTCAGTCTTTGTGTTCTTCTGCTGCGCTACCAGCCGGAGGGCGACATCCACGGCTTTGTGAACTTTCTCTCCGAGGAgcagaacaacaaaaagaaagagggggTTCTGGCCGAGTGTGAGAAGGACGCCTGCTCGCCGACCAGCGAGGCCGACGAGTACGGAGGGGCGCCCACCAACACCTGCGGGGCCAAAAACCTCCCGTCGCTGGGCGACAACGAGATGCTGATCGGCAAGCCGGATAAAACGGCGTACACCGCCAGCCACCCGAACTACGGCACGGTGGATATGACCACGGGCATCGAGGCAGAGGAGTCGGAAGGCGGGATGTCCCGCCGCCTCAAGAAGCTGATCGGCCCGCGCTATTACACCCTGAGGATCCGACTCGGCCTCCCGGGAAAGATGGACCGGCCGACACAGGCCACAGGGAAAACCGTCAccgtgtgtgtgctgctgctcttcatctttaactttattttctgCTCCTTCATCATTTTTG GAGCGAGCAGTATCGGAGAGGGCCGCTGGTGggctctgctgctgttgatcctcctcatcctcttcatcgCTCTGCTGATCGTCatcatcctccagcagccggaGAACCCAAAACGGCTGCCCTACATGGCGCCCTGCGTGCCGTTCGTACCTGCTTCGGCCATGCTGGTCAATATCTACCTCATGCTCAAACTGTCCGCCATCACTTGGATACGATTCTCGATCTGGTGCTTCGTGG GTGTCCTCATCTACTTCGGTTACGGCATGTGGAATAGCACGCTGGAGATCACCGCCAGAGAAAACGAAGTGCACGCCTCCACCTATCAGCGCTACGACCAAGGCGTGGACGAAGGCTTCTGCGGCTTCGAAGACGACTTCTACCCGCCGGCCACCGACGCCTGGGGCGCGCCGGAGGCGGGGTCGGGGCTGACCCCTCCGCCGGAGGCGAAGCCCGAAAGCGACGGGACGCCGTCGAAAGGTGGAGGGAGAACCGTTGCCAATCGTGCCCTCGCGGAGGAGGATCCCATGGATTTCTGA